A window of the Xenopus laevis strain J_2021 chromosome 9_10L, Xenopus_laevis_v10.1, whole genome shotgun sequence genome harbors these coding sequences:
- the pkig.L gene encoding cAMP-dependent protein kinase inhibitor gamma produces MKLVMMDVESAYSEFISCDRTGRRNAVPDLKEEDGASQVGELSENMGELAIQGSENKEGATSSDSGQVQTPEAQGGSSPS; encoded by the exons ATGAAATTGGTGATGATGGATGTCGAGTCTGCATACTCTGAATTCATATCCTGCGACCGAACCGGCAGAAGGAACGCCGTCCCCGACCTCAAAGAGGAAGATGGCGCAAGCCAAGTAGGGGAGTTGTCGGAGAACATGGGGGAGCTGGCCATTCAGGGGTCAG AGAACAAAGAAGGGGCAACCTCTTCAGACAGTGGGCAAGTACAGACTCCAGAAGCACAAGGGGGAAGCTCACCATCGTGA